One genomic segment of Streptomyces niveus includes these proteins:
- a CDS encoding GNAT family N-acetyltransferase, with translation MTTDLRVLEASEWDRWFGTLERAFGGALAGSADQREMWRSVTEYERSIGVWDGEECVGTAGAFTFGLSVPGGGVVSAAGVTMVSVAATHRRRGILTSMMRRQLDDVRAWGQSVALLTASEPEIYGRFGYGVGTRQLSAEIDTSRVSVKVPSAPGAGGDGDGGDGTRLRYVAPDDAREAIESVYARLVASRPGMLERRPGWDRKLLIDPPETREGASALQCVLARRGEGDDAETVGYAVFRIKPTWDSAGPKGTVVVDQVAALDPVTYATVWRFLAGIDLTSMVSASNLPVDDPIQFLVSDVRRAGLGVRDSLHVRLVEVGAALAARAYQAPVDVVFEVDDAFCPWNEGRWRLIGDEKGASCERTADAADLSLSVRELAMMYLGDTSPAALARAGLVRELRPGALTEASIAFASPVAPWLPHGF, from the coding sequence ATGACCACAGACTTGCGAGTACTCGAAGCCTCCGAGTGGGACCGCTGGTTCGGGACGTTGGAGAGAGCGTTCGGCGGGGCGCTCGCCGGCTCCGCGGACCAGCGCGAGATGTGGCGCTCCGTGACGGAGTACGAACGCTCGATCGGCGTCTGGGACGGCGAGGAGTGCGTGGGGACCGCGGGGGCCTTCACCTTCGGGCTCTCGGTGCCCGGCGGCGGTGTCGTGTCCGCCGCCGGCGTCACGATGGTGAGCGTCGCGGCGACGCACCGCAGGCGCGGGATCCTCACCTCCATGATGCGGCGGCAGTTGGACGACGTCCGCGCGTGGGGCCAGTCGGTCGCGCTGCTGACCGCCTCGGAGCCGGAGATCTACGGCCGGTTCGGATACGGCGTCGGTACGCGGCAGTTGAGCGCCGAGATCGACACCTCGCGCGTCTCGGTGAAGGTGCCCAGCGCCCCGGGCGCCGGCGGTGACGGTGACGGCGGTGACGGGACACGGCTGCGGTACGTCGCGCCCGACGACGCGCGGGAGGCGATCGAGTCGGTGTACGCGCGCCTGGTCGCGAGCCGCCCCGGAATGCTGGAGCGGCGGCCGGGCTGGGACCGGAAGCTGCTGATCGACCCGCCGGAGACGCGCGAGGGCGCGTCCGCGCTCCAGTGCGTGCTCGCGCGGCGCGGCGAGGGCGACGACGCCGAGACGGTGGGTTACGCGGTCTTCCGCATCAAGCCCACCTGGGATTCGGCGGGCCCGAAGGGCACGGTCGTGGTCGATCAGGTGGCGGCGCTGGACCCCGTGACATACGCCACCGTGTGGCGCTTCCTCGCCGGGATCGATCTGACGTCGATGGTGAGCGCGTCGAACCTGCCGGTGGACGACCCGATCCAGTTCCTGGTCTCCGACGTCCGCCGTGCCGGCCTCGGGGTGCGGGACTCGCTCCACGTACGGCTGGTGGAGGTGGGCGCGGCACTCGCGGCCCGGGCCTACCAGGCGCCGGTGGATGTGGTGTTCGAGGTGGACGACGCCTTCTGCCCCTGGAACGAGGGCCGTTGGCGGCTGATCGGTGACGAGAAGGGCGCGTCCTGCGAGCGGACGGCGGACGCGGCCGATCTGTCGCTCTCCGTGCGGGAGTTGGCCATGATGTATCTGGGCGACACCTCACCGGCCGCGCTGGCGCGGGCGGGTCTCGTACGCGAACTGCGCCCCGGCGCACTGACGGAGGCATCGATCGCCTTCGCCTCCCCGGTGGCGCCGTGGCTGCCACACGGCTTCTAG
- the tig gene encoding trigger factor, with the protein MKSAVETLNPTRVRLTVEVPFEELKDSLDAAYKKINEQVTVKGFRKGKIPARVIDQRFGRGAVLEEAVNDALPKFYTEAVNEGELNVLGQPEVDIKELKDGELLSFTAEVDIRPVIEIPDYSGIEVTVDAVDVSDEDVDKSVDELRERFASTNPVERAAADGDVVTIDLEAKVDGEVLEDGVASDVQYTIGSGELLDGIDEAVTGLEAGGEATFTSQLKGGTAEGKDAEVSVKVTQVASRELPDLDDEFAQMASEFDTLDELKADSRKRLGSMKQYDQATQAQERVLDELLKLAEVPIPEKLLEDEIKTRKHNLEHHQLGQMGLDLPKYLEIQGKTEEEFDEETKEQAVKGIKTQFILDELVNKEKLNVNQEELTEHLMRRAQSSGMSPDQFAQAVVEGGQVPMLVGEVARGKALAVVVEAAKVVDTNGEVVDLEDEEEDTTAETVEASSDESDAPAEAAADDKADDKADAKNEG; encoded by the coding sequence GTGAAGAGCGCCGTGGAGACCCTGAACCCGACCCGGGTTCGGCTCACTGTCGAGGTGCCCTTCGAGGAGCTCAAGGACAGCCTCGACGCGGCGTACAAGAAGATCAACGAGCAGGTCACGGTGAAGGGCTTCCGCAAGGGCAAGATCCCGGCCCGCGTCATCGACCAGCGGTTCGGCCGTGGAGCTGTGCTGGAGGAGGCCGTCAACGACGCCCTTCCGAAGTTCTACACGGAGGCCGTCAACGAGGGTGAGCTCAATGTCCTCGGGCAGCCCGAGGTCGACATCAAGGAGCTGAAGGACGGCGAGCTGCTGTCGTTCACCGCCGAGGTCGACATCCGCCCCGTCATCGAGATCCCGGACTACTCCGGTATCGAGGTCACCGTCGACGCGGTCGACGTGTCCGACGAGGACGTCGACAAGTCCGTCGACGAGCTGCGTGAGCGCTTCGCCTCCACCAACCCCGTGGAGCGCGCCGCCGCCGACGGCGACGTCGTGACGATCGACCTGGAGGCCAAGGTCGACGGCGAGGTCCTGGAGGACGGCGTCGCGAGTGACGTGCAGTACACCATCGGCTCGGGCGAGCTGCTCGACGGCATCGACGAGGCCGTGACCGGCCTGGAGGCCGGTGGCGAGGCCACCTTCACCTCCCAGCTCAAGGGCGGCACCGCCGAGGGCAAGGACGCCGAGGTCTCCGTCAAGGTCACCCAGGTCGCCTCCCGCGAGCTGCCCGACCTGGACGACGAGTTCGCGCAGATGGCGAGCGAGTTCGACACCCTCGACGAGCTGAAGGCCGACAGCCGCAAGCGCCTCGGCAGCATGAAGCAGTACGACCAGGCCACCCAGGCCCAGGAGCGCGTCCTCGACGAGCTGCTGAAGCTGGCCGAGGTGCCGATCCCCGAGAAGCTCCTCGAGGACGAGATCAAGACCCGTAAGCACAACCTGGAGCACCACCAGCTCGGTCAGATGGGCCTCGACCTTCCGAAGTACCTGGAGATCCAGGGCAAGACGGAGGAGGAGTTCGACGAGGAGACCAAGGAGCAGGCGGTCAAGGGCATCAAGACCCAGTTCATCCTCGACGAGCTGGTCAACAAGGAGAAGCTGAACGTGAACCAGGAGGAGCTCACCGAGCACCTCATGCGTCGCGCGCAGTCCTCCGGCATGTCGCCCGACCAGTTCGCCCAGGCCGTCGTCGAAGGCGGCCAGGTGCCGATGCTCGTCGGCGAGGTCGCCCGCGGCAAGGCGCTCGCCGTCGTGGTCGAGGCCGCCAAGGTCGTCGACACCAACGGTGAGGTCGTCGACCTGGAGGACGAGGAGGAGGACACGACCGCCGAGACGGTCGAGGCGTCCTCCGACGAGTCCGACGCCCCCGCGGAAGCCGCGGCGGACGACAAGGCCGACGACAAGGCCGACGCGAAGAACGAGGGCTGA
- a CDS encoding biotin transporter BioY — translation MSTAAATTRSGAVLADLLPAARHRYAVDTALVLGGAALTGIAAQIAVPVPGSPVPVTGQTFAALLVGTALGARRGFLALAVYTLVGMAGMPWFSDGSSGPGGASFGYVLGMLLAATVVGSLARRGGDRSVPRTAGTMVVGSLIIYAVGVPYLAVAADLSLSAALAAGLTPFLIGDALKAALAMGLLPVSWKLIGRQD, via the coding sequence ATCTGCTCCCCGCCGCCCGGCACCGGTACGCCGTCGACACCGCGCTCGTACTCGGCGGCGCGGCGCTCACCGGCATCGCCGCGCAGATCGCCGTCCCGGTCCCCGGCTCCCCGGTCCCGGTCACCGGCCAGACCTTCGCCGCGCTGCTCGTCGGCACCGCGCTCGGCGCCCGCCGCGGCTTCCTCGCGCTCGCCGTCTACACCCTCGTCGGCATGGCCGGCATGCCGTGGTTCTCCGACGGCTCGTCGGGCCCCGGCGGCGCCTCCTTCGGCTACGTGCTCGGAATGCTGCTCGCCGCCACGGTCGTCGGCTCGCTCGCCCGGCGCGGCGGCGACCGCTCCGTCCCGCGCACCGCCGGGACGATGGTCGTCGGCTCCCTCATCATCTACGCGGTGGGCGTGCCGTATCTCGCGGTCGCCGCCGACCTGTCGCTGAGCGCCGCCCTGGCCGCCGGACTCACCCCGTTCCTGATCGGCGACGCCCTCAAGGCCGCGCTGGCGATGGGTCTGCTGCCCGTCTCCTGGAAGCTCATCGGCCGCCAGGACTGA
- a CDS encoding Fpg/Nei family DNA glycosylase produces the protein MPEGHTIHRLAQDLNHRFATEPVRVASPQGRFGESAALLDGQVTDGASAHGKHLFAGFGDSGWIHVHLGLFGKVALGDTPAPPPTDTVRLRLLSDTSYMDLRGPTTCALITGPEKQAIHERLGPDPLRPPDAPGNDPERAWARISRSRTTVAALLMDQKIIAGVGNVYRAEVLFRHGIDPYRVGRDLTRAEWDAIWADLVLLMREGVRHNRIDTVRPEHLPEAMGRAPRVDDHGGEVYVYRRATMPCHLCGTEIRTAPLAARNLFWCPGCQRA, from the coding sequence GTGCCCGAGGGGCATACGATCCACCGCCTCGCCCAGGACCTCAACCACCGCTTCGCCACGGAACCGGTGCGCGTCGCCAGCCCCCAGGGCCGGTTCGGCGAGAGCGCCGCGCTCCTCGACGGCCAGGTGACCGACGGCGCGAGCGCCCACGGGAAGCATCTCTTCGCCGGCTTCGGCGACAGCGGCTGGATCCATGTCCATCTCGGCCTGTTCGGCAAGGTCGCGCTCGGCGACACCCCCGCCCCGCCGCCCACCGACACCGTCCGGCTGCGCCTGCTGAGCGACACCTCGTACATGGACCTGCGCGGCCCCACCACCTGCGCGCTGATCACCGGACCTGAGAAGCAGGCGATACACGAGCGGCTCGGACCCGACCCGCTGCGCCCGCCCGACGCGCCGGGCAACGACCCGGAGCGCGCGTGGGCGCGGATCTCCCGCTCCCGTACCACCGTCGCCGCCCTGCTCATGGACCAGAAGATCATCGCGGGCGTCGGCAACGTCTACCGGGCCGAGGTTCTTTTCCGGCACGGCATCGACCCCTACCGCGTGGGCCGTGACCTCACCCGCGCCGAGTGGGACGCGATCTGGGCGGACCTCGTCCTGCTGATGCGCGAGGGCGTACGGCACAACCGCATCGACACCGTACGGCCCGAGCATCTGCCCGAGGCGATGGGCCGCGCGCCGCGCGTGGACGACCACGGCGGTGAGGTGTACGTCTACCGGCGCGCGACCATGCCCTGCCACCTCTGCGGCACCGAGATCCGCACGGCCCCACTCGCCGCCCGCAACCTCTTCTGGTGCCCGGGGTGCCAGCGGGCCTGA
- a CDS encoding acyltransferase family protein, translating to MSHAPHGYERAQLPRTRELDPVPPTAQTASAAVAETPARTPQDSAKSTPPTAKTSTKRDAFFDNAKYLAIVLVAVGHAWEPVMEGSRATKALYMVVYSFHMPAFIIISGYFSRSYTGRPHQIRRLLTGIAVPYIVFEVAYSLFKRVTNDPGHPISLLDPWYLTWFLAALFVWRLTTPIWLSLRHPLPVALGIAALASFTPNIGEDLNLQRVLQFLPLFVLGLILKPEHFQLVRRREVRLLAVPVFAGALVFAYWAAVRMKNAWFYHNSAAQDQGAPWWIGVVMTFALFGCSVVLTAAFLAWVPRRKMWFTALGAGTICGYLLHGFLVKGAVYSGIFDTNVWLTEPAGRVFLTLLAGVAMTLLCTPPVRRLFRFATEPEMKWAFRQDPVRDAASRAGQSK from the coding sequence ATGTCCCACGCTCCGCACGGATATGAGAGGGCTCAACTCCCCCGCACCCGGGAGTTGGATCCCGTCCCCCCAACAGCGCAGACCGCATCGGCCGCTGTGGCCGAAACCCCTGCACGGACCCCTCAGGATTCCGCGAAGTCGACGCCCCCCACGGCCAAGACGTCCACGAAGCGAGACGCGTTCTTCGACAACGCGAAGTACCTGGCCATCGTGCTGGTCGCCGTAGGCCACGCCTGGGAGCCGGTGATGGAGGGCAGCCGGGCGACGAAGGCGCTCTACATGGTCGTCTACTCGTTCCACATGCCGGCCTTCATCATCATCTCCGGCTACTTCTCGCGAAGTTACACCGGCCGCCCGCACCAGATCAGACGCCTGCTGACCGGCATCGCCGTCCCCTACATCGTCTTCGAGGTGGCGTACTCGCTGTTCAAGCGGGTCACGAACGACCCCGGCCACCCGATCAGTCTGCTCGACCCCTGGTATCTCACCTGGTTCCTGGCCGCGTTGTTCGTCTGGCGGCTGACCACCCCCATCTGGCTGTCGCTGCGCCATCCCCTGCCGGTCGCCCTCGGTATCGCCGCGCTCGCCTCCTTCACGCCGAACATCGGCGAGGACCTCAACCTCCAGCGCGTACTGCAGTTCCTGCCGCTATTCGTGCTGGGGCTCATCCTCAAGCCCGAGCACTTCCAGCTGGTGCGCCGGCGTGAGGTCAGGCTGCTGGCCGTACCGGTCTTCGCGGGTGCGCTCGTCTTCGCGTACTGGGCGGCCGTCCGCATGAAGAACGCGTGGTTCTACCACAACAGCGCGGCGCAGGATCAGGGGGCGCCGTGGTGGATCGGCGTCGTCATGACCTTCGCGCTGTTCGGCTGCTCGGTGGTGCTGACGGCCGCGTTCCTGGCCTGGGTGCCGCGCCGCAAGATGTGGTTCACGGCGCTCGGCGCGGGCACGATCTGCGGCTATCTGCTGCACGGCTTCCTGGTCAAGGGCGCGGTGTACAGCGGGATCTTCGACACGAACGTCTGGCTGACCGAGCCGGCCGGACGCGTCTTCCTCACACTGCTCGCGGGCGTCGCGATGACGCTGCTGTGCACACCCCCGGTACGCCGGCTCTTCCGCTTCGCGACGGAGCCGGAGATGAAGTGGGCGTTCCGGCAGGACCCGGTGCGGGACGCGGCGTCACGGGCGGGGCAGTCCAAGTAG
- a CDS encoding ribose-5-phosphate isomerase — protein MRVYLGSDHAGFELKNHLVEWLTAHGHEPVDCGPHIYDAQDDYPPFCLRAAERTAADPESLGIVIGGSGNGEQMAANKVKGVRAALVWNEQTAALSREHNNANVISVGGRMHTQDESTKFVEIFLATAYTGEERHARRIEMLATYEETGEVPPIPAHHPKQD, from the coding sequence ATGCGCGTGTATCTCGGCTCCGACCATGCCGGCTTCGAACTCAAGAACCACCTCGTCGAATGGCTCACGGCCCACGGCCACGAGCCCGTCGACTGCGGCCCGCACATCTACGACGCCCAGGACGACTATCCGCCGTTCTGCCTCCGCGCCGCGGAGCGGACCGCGGCCGACCCGGAGTCCCTCGGCATCGTGATCGGCGGCTCCGGCAACGGCGAGCAGATGGCCGCGAACAAGGTGAAGGGCGTGCGCGCCGCGCTCGTGTGGAACGAGCAGACCGCGGCGCTCAGCCGCGAGCACAACAACGCGAACGTGATCTCCGTCGGCGGCCGGATGCACACCCAGGACGAGTCGACCAAGTTCGTGGAGATCTTCCTCGCCACCGCGTACACGGGGGAGGAGCGCCACGCGCGCCGCATCGAGATGCTCGCGACGTACGAGGAGACCGGCGAGGTGCCGCCGATCCCGGCGCACCACCCGAAGCAGGACTGA
- a CDS encoding HD domain-containing protein — MTYLSLADVEFIAREAHAGQRDKAGRPYAEHLRAVADGVRARGGSDEQIAAAWLHDSVEDDALSRAWLDAAALPPSVKGMVLAVTKVRGEDTVTYTRRILATPGALLVKEADLAHNADPGRLAVLDEATRIRLTEKYAEVRRLLGLPRP, encoded by the coding sequence ATGACGTATCTCAGCCTGGCCGACGTGGAGTTCATCGCCCGCGAGGCGCACGCCGGCCAGCGGGACAAGGCCGGCCGGCCGTACGCGGAACATCTACGGGCGGTCGCCGACGGGGTCAGGGCGCGGGGCGGCTCGGACGAGCAGATCGCCGCCGCGTGGCTGCACGACTCGGTCGAGGACGACGCGCTGTCCCGCGCGTGGCTCGACGCCGCGGCGCTGCCGCCGTCGGTCAAGGGGATGGTTCTCGCCGTCACGAAGGTCCGGGGCGAGGACACCGTCACGTACACCCGCCGCATCCTCGCCACCCCCGGCGCGCTGCTCGTCAAGGAGGCGGACCTGGCGCACAACGCGGATCCGGGCCGCCTCGCCGTACTGGACGAGGCGACCCGGATCAGGCTCACCGAGAAATACGCGGAGGTACGGCGGCTACTTGGACTGCCCCGCCCGTGA
- a CDS encoding FAD-binding oxidoreductase yields MSDPNDLPDPNDLPNFSIAALPHVFRPGDPGYDEELSGFQLGFSPRPDVIVGATGTDDVRTAVAYAAAHGLPVGVQATGHGVPAAAEGGLLITTRRMDGVRIDPAARTATVGAGVRWRQVVEAAGPHGLAPLNGSSPVVGAVSYTLGGGLGLLAREFGYAADHVRALDVVTADAWPRRVTPDSDPDLFWALLGGGHNFGVVTAVEMGLMPVARLYGGALLFDGELRDDVVATYLDWLGTVPDTLTSSLAVMVYPDMERLPAILRGRYTLSIRIAFTGDEAEGERLVAPLRAIGPTITDSLREMPYTESATIHNDPDFPHAYWGDSAMLSGLDSRTLTELLEMTGPGAPAMCIVQVNPLGGALAREPEVPNAVPYRDAAFLVRGLSPLLGPDLSAVRELYGRFFERLAPVTVGRSLNFVFADGARTEGLYDAGTARRLAGLKARYDPANLFRRNYNIRPADPA; encoded by the coding sequence ATGTCCGACCCGAACGACCTGCCCGACCCGAACGACCTGCCCAACTTCTCGATCGCCGCGCTGCCGCACGTCTTCCGGCCCGGCGATCCCGGCTACGACGAGGAGTTGTCCGGTTTCCAGCTCGGCTTCTCCCCGCGCCCCGATGTGATCGTCGGGGCCACCGGCACCGACGACGTACGGACGGCCGTCGCTTACGCCGCCGCGCACGGTCTGCCCGTCGGCGTCCAGGCCACCGGCCACGGTGTGCCGGCGGCGGCCGAGGGCGGGCTGCTGATCACGACCCGGCGGATGGACGGCGTACGGATCGATCCCGCGGCGCGCACGGCCACGGTCGGGGCGGGGGTGCGCTGGCGGCAGGTGGTCGAGGCCGCCGGGCCGCACGGGCTCGCGCCGCTGAACGGTTCGTCGCCGGTCGTCGGCGCCGTCTCGTACACCCTGGGCGGTGGACTGGGCCTGCTGGCACGGGAGTTCGGCTACGCCGCGGACCATGTGCGGGCCCTGGACGTGGTCACCGCCGACGCGTGGCCGCGCCGGGTGACCCCGGACAGCGACCCGGATCTGTTCTGGGCGCTGCTGGGCGGCGGCCACAACTTCGGTGTGGTGACGGCCGTCGAGATGGGTCTGATGCCGGTGGCGCGGCTGTACGGCGGGGCGCTGCTCTTCGACGGTGAGCTGCGCGACGATGTCGTCGCCACGTATCTGGACTGGCTGGGGACCGTGCCCGACACGCTGACGTCGTCCCTCGCCGTGATGGTCTACCCGGACATGGAACGGCTGCCGGCGATCCTGCGGGGCCGGTACACCTTGTCGATCCGGATCGCGTTCACCGGGGACGAGGCGGAGGGCGAGCGGCTGGTGGCGCCGCTGCGGGCGATCGGTCCGACGATCACGGACTCGCTGCGGGAGATGCCGTACACGGAGTCGGCCACGATCCACAACGATCCGGATTTCCCGCACGCGTACTGGGGGGACAGCGCGATGCTGTCCGGGCTGGACTCGCGGACGCTGACGGAACTGCTGGAGATGACGGGGCCGGGCGCGCCGGCGATGTGCATCGTCCAGGTCAACCCGCTGGGCGGGGCGCTCGCGAGGGAGCCGGAGGTGCCCAACGCCGTCCCGTACCGCGACGCGGCGTTCCTGGTCCGGGGTCTTTCGCCGCTACTGGGTCCGGATCTGTCGGCGGTCCGGGAGCTGTACGGGAGGTTCTTCGAGCGGCTGGCCCCGGTCACCGTGGGCCGTTCGCTCAACTTCGTATTCGCCGACGGCGCCAGGACCGAGGGACTGTACGACGCGGGAACGGCGCGCCGGCTCGCCGGGCTCAAGGCCCGCTACGACCCGGCGAACCTGTTCCGCCGCAACTACAACATCCGTCCCGCCGACCCGGCCTGA
- a CDS encoding PP2C family protein-serine/threonine phosphatase, translating to MTGGAKADSYTARMRKSLHRARNAVRKSGVDYFRGDGSDWIALVGLMLTVPGIAFATMAIPVWFAPSALVLPIVAGGLLLRPSSLLSLYAVAATALIVESLVLGPYDQGPATVTPGTVLVVAACGLFGLLIAQFRARVGVPWRRGGTMLFDLRERIRVQSALPQLPKGWHREMALRPAGGQSFSGDFVVAARTNGGRTLEVVLTDVSGKGMDAGSRALLLSGAFGGLLGSLPPHDFLPAANGYLLRQDWDEGFATSIHLVLDLESGEYELLSAGHLPALQLHAGSGRWEEMAGEGPLLGVYDRAEFDPVKGSLLPGDVLMLFTDGLVEAPGRDLSEGIDRLSGEADRYVAAGFEGAAWHLIEAVAKDVNDDRALLLICREG from the coding sequence ATGACCGGTGGAGCGAAGGCGGATTCGTACACGGCCCGGATGCGCAAGTCGCTGCACCGGGCCCGCAACGCCGTGCGCAAATCCGGGGTCGACTACTTCCGGGGCGACGGCTCGGACTGGATCGCGCTCGTCGGACTGATGCTGACCGTCCCGGGAATCGCCTTCGCCACCATGGCGATCCCCGTCTGGTTCGCGCCCTCCGCGCTGGTCCTGCCGATCGTCGCCGGGGGACTGCTGCTGCGGCCCTCCAGCCTGCTCAGCCTGTACGCGGTCGCCGCCACCGCCCTGATCGTCGAATCGCTCGTCCTCGGCCCGTACGACCAGGGGCCGGCCACGGTGACGCCCGGGACCGTCCTGGTGGTGGCGGCCTGCGGGCTCTTCGGACTGCTCATAGCCCAGTTCAGGGCCCGCGTCGGGGTGCCGTGGCGGCGCGGCGGCACGATGCTCTTCGACCTGCGCGAACGCATCCGGGTCCAGAGCGCGCTGCCGCAGCTGCCGAAGGGCTGGCACCGTGAGATGGCGCTGCGGCCGGCCGGCGGCCAGTCCTTCTCCGGCGACTTCGTCGTCGCGGCCCGAACCAACGGCGGCCGCACCCTCGAAGTCGTCCTCACGGACGTCTCCGGCAAGGGCATGGACGCGGGCTCCCGCGCGCTGCTGCTGTCCGGCGCGTTCGGCGGACTGCTCGGCTCGCTCCCGCCCCACGACTTCCTCCCGGCCGCCAACGGCTATCTGCTCCGCCAGGACTGGGACGAGGGCTTCGCGACCTCCATCCACCTCGTCCTGGACCTCGAATCCGGCGAGTACGAACTGCTCTCGGCGGGCCATCTGCCCGCGCTCCAGCTCCACGCGGGCAGCGGCCGCTGGGAGGAGATGGCGGGCGAGGGCCCGCTCCTCGGCGTCTACGACCGCGCGGAGTTCGACCCGGTGAAGGGGTCACTGCTGCCGGGCGACGTGCTGATGCTGTTCACCGACGGTCTGGTCGAGGCGCCGGGCCGCGATCTGAGCGAGGGCATAGACCGCCTGTCGGGCGAGGCGGACCGCTATGTCGCGGCGGGCTTCGAGGGTGCGGCCTGGCATCTGATCGAGGCGGTGGCCAAGGACGTGAACGACGACCGGGCGCTGCTGCTGATCTGCCGCGAGGGCTAG
- a CDS encoding ATP-dependent Clp protease proteolytic subunit, producing the protein MPYAAGEPSLGGGLGDQVYSRLLGERIIFLGQQVDDDIANKITAQLLLLAAEPEKDIYLYINSPGGSVTAGMAVYDTMQYIPNDVVTIGMGMAASMGQFLLTGGTAGKRFALPNTDILMHQGSAGLGGTASDIKIQAEQLLRTKKRMAEITARHTGQTEETIIRDGDRDRWFTAEEAVSYGIIDEIISAASGVPGGGGTGA; encoded by the coding sequence ATGCCTTACGCCGCCGGTGAGCCGTCCCTCGGTGGTGGCCTCGGCGACCAGGTCTACAGCCGACTGCTCGGTGAGCGGATCATCTTCCTCGGCCAGCAGGTCGACGACGACATCGCCAACAAGATCACCGCGCAGCTCCTTCTCCTCGCGGCCGAGCCCGAGAAGGACATCTACCTCTACATCAACAGCCCCGGTGGTTCCGTCACGGCGGGCATGGCGGTCTACGACACCATGCAGTACATCCCGAACGACGTGGTGACCATCGGTATGGGCATGGCGGCCTCCATGGGCCAGTTCCTGCTGACCGGCGGCACCGCCGGCAAGCGCTTCGCGCTGCCCAACACCGACATCCTCATGCACCAGGGCTCCGCGGGCCTCGGCGGCACCGCCTCCGACATCAAGATCCAGGCCGAGCAGCTGCTCCGTACGAAGAAGCGCATGGCCGAGATCACCGCGCGCCACACAGGTCAGACCGAGGAGACCATCATCCGCGACGGTGACCGCGACCGCTGGTTCACCGCCGAGGAGGCCGTCTCCTACGGCATCATCGACGAGATCATCTCCGCTGCTTCGGGTGTTCCGGGCGGCGGCGGCACCGGCGCCTGA
- a CDS encoding cation:proton antiporter, whose translation MGGAFLAAALLARLGSRIELPTIPLFILAGILLGPHTPGIVLVSDPHELEMLSALGLVLLLFYLGLEFHLDDLKAGGRKMALAGGAYLALNVGAGLGFGFALGWGTSEALVLAGVLGISSSAIVTKILVDLGRIGNPETKPILGIIVVEDIFLALYLAALQPILSGADSLSAALADGGKAFGFLLLLALAARFGKKVIGRLINTKDDELLVISFLGTAVFMAGVSEWFGVADAIGAFMVGLMLGSTTSGDRIRTLVHPLRDAFGAIFFFAFGLSINPGDLPKVLWPVLAAVALTLTMNIVAGLVAARIYHFGSGPAANVATTLVARGEFALILATMAAGAALDARLAPFIAGYVLILAVLGPLAAAKSHWLARVLPGGGRGGGDGGGGDDGGPSGDDTSDGDLTLAKASGA comes from the coding sequence ATGGGCGGCGCCTTCCTTGCTGCCGCTCTCCTCGCCCGTCTCGGCAGCCGGATCGAGCTGCCGACGATCCCGCTGTTCATCCTGGCCGGAATCCTGCTCGGCCCGCACACCCCCGGCATCGTGCTCGTCTCCGACCCGCACGAGCTGGAGATGCTCTCGGCCCTCGGCCTCGTACTGCTGCTCTTCTACCTCGGCCTCGAATTCCATCTGGACGATCTCAAGGCGGGCGGCCGCAAGATGGCCCTCGCCGGCGGCGCCTATCTCGCGCTGAACGTGGGCGCCGGGCTCGGCTTCGGTTTCGCGCTGGGCTGGGGCACCTCCGAGGCGCTGGTGCTCGCCGGTGTGCTCGGTATCTCCTCGTCCGCGATCGTCACGAAGATCCTGGTCGACCTGGGGCGTATCGGGAATCCGGAGACGAAGCCGATCCTCGGGATCATCGTCGTCGAGGACATCTTCCTGGCGCTCTACCTGGCCGCGCTCCAGCCGATCCTGTCCGGCGCCGACAGCCTCTCGGCCGCGCTCGCCGACGGCGGAAAGGCGTTCGGGTTCCTACTGCTGCTGGCGCTCGCCGCGCGGTTCGGCAAGAAGGTCATCGGCCGCCTCATCAACACGAAGGACGACGAACTGCTCGTCATCTCCTTCCTCGGCACGGCGGTCTTCATGGCCGGGGTCTCCGAGTGGTTCGGTGTCGCGGACGCGATCGGTGCGTTCATGGTCGGTCTGATGCTGGGCAGTACGACCTCCGGCGACCGGATCCGCACGCTCGTGCACCCGCTGCGGGACGCGTTCGGCGCGATCTTCTTCTTCGCCTTCGGGCTGTCCATCAATCCGGGCGATCTGCCGAAGGTGCTGTGGCCGGTCCTGGCCGCCGTCGCCCTGACGCTGACGATGAACATCGTGGCCGGGCTGGTGGCCGCCCGTATCTACCACTTCGGGTCCGGTCCCGCCGCGAACGTCGCGACGACGCTGGTCGCACGCGGCGAATTCGCCCTGATCCTCGCGACGATGGCGGCGGGCGCGGCACTGGACGCGCGTCTGGCCCCGTTCATCGCGGGCTACGTCCTGATCCTCGCGGTCCTCGGGCCCCTGGCCGCGGCCAAGTCGCACTGGCTGGCGCGGGTGCTGCCGGGCGGCGGACGCGGCGGCGGTGACGGAGGTGGCGGCGACGATGGTGGTCCGTCCGGCGACGACACCTCGGACGGTGACCTGACACTGGCGAAGGCGTCGGGCGCCTGA